One part of the Musa acuminata AAA Group cultivar baxijiao chromosome BXJ1-5, Cavendish_Baxijiao_AAA, whole genome shotgun sequence genome encodes these proteins:
- the LOC135674690 gene encoding glycine cleavage system H protein 2, mitochondrial-like, which yields MASRLLWASRAASYLRISAFHRGFSTVIKDLKYADTHEWVKVDGSSATIGITDHAQDHLGDVVYVELPEVGATVAQGKNFGAVESVKATSDVNSPVSGEVVEVNRELVGSPGLVNGSPYENGWIIKVKMSDTGELNSLMDSNRYSKFCEEEDAKH from the exons ATGGCGTCCAGGTTGTTGTGGGCTTCGAGAGCGGCCTCCTACCTGAGGATCTCTGCCTTTCACAGAGGCTTCTCGACAG TTATTAAGGATCTGAAATATGCTGACACACATGAGTGGGTTAAAGTTGATGGCTCTTCTGCAACGATAGGAATAACTGACCATGCTCag GATCACTTAGGTGATGTTGTGTATGTCGAGTTGCCAGAAGTTGGTGCGACTGTGGCACAGGGAAAGAACTTTGGTGCAGTTGAGAGTGTCAAGGCAACGAGTGATGTCAATTCTCCTGTATCTGGAGAAGTGGTTGAAGTCAACAGGGAGTTAGTTGGTTCTCCTGGATTG GTTAATGGGAGTCCATATGAGAACGGCTGGATTATAAAGGTTAAAATGAGTGACACAGGCGAGTTGAACTCATTGATGGATTCTAATCGATACTCCAAGTTCTGTGAGGAAGAAGATGCCAAGCATTGA
- the LOC135674688 gene encoding nuclear transcription factor Y subunit C-4-like, giving the protein MEQSTQPEIGIVSGAAQIAYAAPTYQPTAVISGAPAVAGVIPPPTQLTSAYSINPASIVSQHQLAYQQVQQLHHQQLQQLQAFWANQMLEIEQITDFKNHSLPLARIKKIMKADEDVRMISAEAPVVFAKACELFILELTLRSWIHTEENKRRTLQKNDIGGAITRTDIFDFLVDIVPRDELKDEGLGITRAAVGAPGDAIPYYYVPAAQVPGPGMVMGKPGDQAAAGTVYAVEQPHSVVYLWQPPHAQQHEQVPDGE; this is encoded by the coding sequence ATGGAACAGTCGACACAGCCTGAGATTGGAATTGTTTCTGGTGCTGCCCAAATAGCATATGCTGCTCCTACCTACCAGCCAACCGCGGTAATTAGCGGAGCTCCAGCAGTGGCAGGAGTCATACCTCCCCCAACGCAACTGACCTCAGCATATTCTATTAACCCAGCCAGCATTGTCAGCCAGCATCAGCTTGCTTACCAGCAGGTCCAACAGCTGCACCACCAGCAACTGCAACAACTCCAAGCCTTCTGGGCCAACCAGATGCTGGAGATAGAACAAATCACAGACTTCAAGAATCACAGCCTACCGCTCGCCCGGATAAAAAAGATCATGAAGGCCGATGAGGATGTCCGTATGATCTCAGCCGAGGCCCCTGTGGTCTTTGCCAAGGCGTGCGAACTGTTTATACTGGAACTGACACTCAGATCATGGATCCATACTGAAGAGAATAAGAGGAGAACTCTGCAGAAGAATGACATAGGTGGCGCTATAACCAGAACCGACATATTTGACTTCTTGGTGGATATAGTTCCCAGGGATGAGTTAAAGGATGAGGGCCTGGGGATTACACGAGCTGCTGTGGGTGCTCCCGGTGACGCAATTCCGTATTACTATGTGCCAGCGGCGCAAGTGCCAGGCCCTGGAATGGTGATGGGGAAGCCAGGAGATCAAGCGGCTGCGGGGACTGTGTATGCTGTCGAGCAGCCTCATTCGGTGGTTTACTTGTGGCAGCCACCTCATGCACAGCAACACGAGCAGGTGCCAGATGGTGAGTAA
- the LOC135674691 gene encoding cation-transporting ATPase HMA5-like, whose amino-acid sequence MAPNLRDIQLSSAAGPRGISARGDDGDLEDVRLLDSYDEEEAAAPPEWTGREEADKGVRRIQVRVTGMTCSACTGAVEGAISALPGVARASVSLLQNKAHVVFDPNLVEDVDIIDAIEDAGFEAEVLPDSSNSQMRSQKTLSGQFTIGGMTCSACVNSIEGILSKLPGVKRAVVALATSLGEVEYDPSVITKDEIVHAIEDAGFDAAFLQSNEQDKVLLTVAGFSSISDVHVIQGILRNLKGVKQFEANISLSEVEVIFDPEAIGLRSIVDAIEKGSNGKLKASVQSPYTLATSNHVEEASKMLRLFLSSLILSIPVFFIRMVCPRIGFLNSFLLIHCGPFLLRDLLKWILVSIVQFVIGKRFYVAAYKALRHWSTNMDVLVVLGTSASYFYSVGALFYGAFTGFRPPIYFETSAMIITFVLLGKYLEVVAKGKTSDAIKKLVELAPATALLLVKDEEGRYIGEREIDALLIQPGDILKVLPGSKIPSDGIVTWGASHVDESMVTGESEPIPKEVSSAVVGGTMNLNGALHIQATRVGSNTVLSQIISLVETAQMSKAPIQKFADYVASIFVPIVITISLLTFLGWFLCGLLGAYPDSWVEESSNCFVFSLMFSISVVVIACPCALGLATPTAVMVATGVGASHGVLIKGGDALERAQNVHYVIFDKTGTLTQGKAAVTTAKVFTEMELADFLTLVASAEASSEHPLARAILDYAYHYNFFDKLPTVEGATKQSREEILSEWLLEAIEFSALPGRGVQCLIVEKKVLVGNRALLAENGVTVPMEAENFLIDLEVNAKTGILVAYDGSFIGLLGIADPLKREAAVVVEGIKKLGVHPVMVTGDNWRTAQAVAKEVGIEDVRAEVMPAGKADVIRSLQKDGSIVAMVGDGINDSPALAAADVGMAIGAGTDIAIEAADYVLVRNSLEDVITAIDLSRKTFARIRWNYFFAMAYNIVAIPVAAGVLFPLAGLRMPPWLAGACMAFSSVSVVCSSLLLRRYRKPRLTTILQITVE is encoded by the exons ATGGCTCCGAACCTGAGAGACATCCAATTGAGCTCGGCCGCCGGCCCACGGGGGATCTCGGCTAGGGGGGATGACGGCGACCTCGAGGACGTCCGGCTGCTCGACTCCTAcgacgaggaggaggcggcggcgccgcCGGAGTGGACCGGGAGGGAGGAGGCGGACAAGGGGGTGAGGCGAATCCAAGTCAGGGTCACCGGGATGACTTGCTCGGCTTGCACCGGGGCCGTGGAGGGCGCGATCTCCGCACTTCCCGGCGTCGCCCGGGCCTCCGTCTCTCTTCTGCAGAACAAGGCCCACGTCGTCTTCGATCCCAATCTCGTCGAG GATGTAGACATAATagatgctattgaagatgcaggaTTTGAGGCAGAGGTCCTGCCAGACTCTAGCAATAGTCAGATGAGGTCTCAGAAGACCTTGTCTGGGCAGTTTACGATAGGAGGCATGACTTGTTCGGCCTGTGTAAACTCTATTGAAGGCATCTTGAGTAAACTCCCTGGTGTGAAAAGGGCGGTTGTTGCTTTGGCAACCTCATTAGGGGAAGTTGAATATGATCCATCAGTAATTACAAAAGATGAAATTGTTCATGCAATTGAGGATGCAGGCTTTGATGCAGCCTTTTTGCAAAGCAATGAACAAGATAAAGTTTTGTTGACTGTAGCTGGATTCTCGAGTATATCAGATGTACATGTTATACAAGGAATATTGAGGAACCTGAAAGGGGTGAAGCAGTTTGAGGCAAATATTAGTCTTTCAGAAGTGGAAGTCATCTTTGATCCAGAAGCTATTGGTTTGAGATCTATAGTTGATGCTATCGAGAAAGGAAGTAATGGTAAGTTAAAGGCATCTGTCCAGAGCCCTTATACACTAGCCACTTCCAATCATGTAGAAGAAGCATCAAAGATGCTCCGGCTTTTCCTCTCCAGTCTCATACTCAGC ATTCCTGTCTTCTTCATACGGATGGTTTGTCCTCGTATAGGCTTTCTCAATTCTTTCTTGCTGATACACTGTGGACCCTTTTTGTTGCGGGATTTACTGAAGTGGATACTAGTGAGCATTGTTCAGTTTGTTATTGGTAAAAGATTCTATGTAGCAGCTTATAAAGCACTGAGGCATTGGTCTACAAACATGGACGTTCTGGTTGTACTTGGGACTTCTGCTTCTTATTTCTATTCAGTCGGTGCACTGTTTTATGGTGCATTTACTGGATTTCGGCCTCCAATATATTTTGAGACAAGTGCTATGATTATAACATTTGTCTTACTTGGGAAGTACTTGGAAGTGGTTGCGAAGGGTAAAACATCAGATGCTATCAAGAAGCTGGTAGAACTTGCTCCTGCAACGGCTCTGTTACTGGTCAAAGATGAAG AAGGAAGATACATAGGGGAGAGAGAGATAGATGCACTGTTAATTCAACCTGGTGATATCTTGAAAGTTCTTCCTGGTTCAAAGATTCCGTCTGATGGCATTGTAACTTGGGGTGCAAgccatgttgatgaaagtatggtgACTGGTGAATCGGAACCGATCCCGAAGGAAGTGTCTTCTGCAGTTGTTGGAGGTACAATGAACTTAAATGGCGCACTTCATATTCAAGCCACAAGAGTGGGATCTAATACAGTCCTGAGTCAAATCATATCTCTGGTGGAGACTGCCCAGATGTCTAAGGCTCCAATTCAGAAATTTGCAGATTAT GTTGCCAGTATATTTGTTCCCATTGTCATCACCATATCCTTGTTAACGTTCTTGGGATG GTTTCTCTGTGGATTGCTAGGAGCATATCCTGATTCATGGGTTGAGGAAAGTAGCAATTGCTTTGTTTTTTCACTCATGTTCTCAATATCAGTGGTGGTGATTGCCTGCCCCTGTGCCCTTGGTCTGGCAACTCCAACAGCTGTCATGGTAGCTACTGGTGTCGGTGCTTCTCATGGTGTCTTAATTAAAGGAGGAGATGCTTTGGAGAGAGCACAGAATGTGCACTATGTGATCTTCGACAAAACGGGCACCCTTACTCAAGGCAAAGCAGCTGTTACAACAGCAAAAGTTTTTACAGAAATGGAACTAGCAGATTTTCTTACTTTAGTCGCATCTGCAGAG GCTAGCAGTGAGCACCCTCTTGCTAGGGCAATCCTAGATTATGCATACCATTATAATTTCTTTGATAAGCTTCCTACAGTTGAAGGTGCTACCAAGCAGAGCAGAGAGGAAATCTTGTCTGAGTGGCTTCTGGAAGCTATTGAGTTTTCTGCTTTGCCTGGGAGAGGTGTGCAGTGCTTGATCGTTGAGAAGAAAGTTCTG GTTGGCAATCGGGCTCTATTAGCTGAAAATGGGGTTACTGTTCCTATGGAAGCTGAAAATTTCTTGATAGACTTGGAAGTAAATGCTAAAACAGGTATACTTGTGGCTTATGATGGTAGCTTCATTGGACTCCTGGGGATTGCTGATCCCCTGAAAAGAGAAGCAGCAGTTGTCGTAGAAGGCATAAAAAAATTGGGCGTCCATCCGGTCATGGTAACTGGAGATAATTGGAGGACTGCCCAAGCAGTTGCAAAAGAG GTTGGAATTGAAGATGTGAGAGCTGAAGTGATGCCGGCAGGAAAAGCAGATGTCATTCGCTCGCTTCAAAAGGATGGAAGCATAGTTGCGATGGTTGGTGATGGCATCAACGATTCCCCTGCTCTGGCAGCTGCTGATGTTGGGATGGCAATTGGTGCTGGAACGGATATCGCTATCGAAGCTGCAGACTACGTCTTGGTGAGAAACAGCCTTGAGGATGTGATTACGGCTATCGATCTCTCGAGGAAGACCTTTGCCCGGATACGTTGGAACTACTTCTTTGCAATGGCATACAACATCGTGGCAATACCTGTTGCAGCTGGTGTCCTCTTTCCCCTCGCAGGGCTAAGGATGCCACCATGGTTGGCCGGCGCTTGCATGGCCTTCTCATCTGTCAGTGTTGTTTGCTCATCTTTGCTTCTCCGAAGGTACAGAAAACCTAGGCTTACCACCATATTGCAAATAACTGTAGAATAA
- the LOC135674692 gene encoding RING-H2 finger protein ATL73-like, producing the protein MEEPYLANSSTISPTHSPTTPPRETRGEASLDYDVVVILAAMICALVCALGLNSMLQCVVRCTRAALAEPAGWVTHRRLNAGLKREDVVALPVATYAAAPQQAPVGCAICLSDFSDGEKIRVLPACGHRFHVVCVDTWLLSHCSCPTCRRRLSPHGAEAPLEMAIAP; encoded by the coding sequence ATGGAAGAGCCGTACCTTGCGAACTCCTCCACCATCTCCCCCACCCACAGTCCCACCACCCCACCTCGCGAGACCCGCGGCGAGGCGTCGCTCGACTACGACGTCGTCGTCATCCTGGCGGCCATGATATGCGCGCTGGTGTGCGCGCTGGGCCTCAACTCGATGCTGCAGTGCGTGGTGCGCTGCACCCGCGCCGCCCTCGCCGAGCCCGCCGGCTGGGTCACCCACCGCCGCCTCAACGCCGGGCTGAAGCGCGAGGACGTCGTGGCGCTCCCCGTCGCTACCTACGCCGCCGCGCCGCAGCAGGCCCCCGTCGGCTGCGCCATCTGCCTCTCCGACTTCTCCGACGGGGAGAAGATCCGAGTGCTGCCGGCGTGCGGCCACCGGTTCCACGTCGTGTGCGTCGACACGTGGCTTCTCTCCCACTGCTCCTGCCCCACGTGCCGCCGTCGCCTCTCCCCGCACGGCGCCGAGGCTCCGCTAGAGATGGCCATCGCTCCTTAA